The genomic DNA GAGAATCCTGAGTTTGTGAATGAGGCATTGCTGAAGTTTTTGGCTCAGCACAACCGTTAGACCACGTCATCGTTCTTCGCGAGCAGGCTCGCTCCCACAGGGGGGATCTGCACAGAATGTGTGATCACCTTGGCCACTGTGGGAGCGGGCTTGCCCGCGAAGAGGCCGGGTCAGGCAATAAAAAATCTGGAGTTACTTGGGCCCGAGAATCTTCGCCAGTTTGTCCGGCGTCGGCGCGCCTTGCTGCTGTTGCAGCTCACCCTTGTCGTCCATGTAGAAGATCGCCGGCGTCGCCTGCAACTCCAGGTCTTCCATCAACTGCATGTTCGCCGCGAGTTTGCTCTGCACCGCCGCCGGAATATCCTTCAACGCCTTGAGCGAGCTGCCCTTGCCGGCCTTTTCGTGATCGGCCAGCGCCTTGGCGGGATCCTTGGCCGCCAGCAGCGCGGCGGATTTGCCCGGGCTGTCTTCGCGGATGATGCCGACCATGATGTGCCGTAGCTGCACCTTGCCGGCCTTGACCCAAGGTCGCGCCTGCTCCCAGAACACGTTGCAGTACGGGCAGTTCGGGTCGCTGAACAGGTATACCGTGCGCGGCGCGTCCTTGTTGCCGTCCTGAATCCAGTTACTCGCCTCGAACTTGGCCCAGACTTCCTTGGCCATTGGCGCGTAGACCAGTTTCTGCAGCGGTTCGCTGCTGAGGTCTTTGCCATCGGCGTCGTATAGATTACCCAGCAGCACGTGCTTGCCGTCCGGGGTCAGGTACAGCGCCATGCCGCGGTTCTGGTATTGCGCCGCGTAACCGCGCAAACCGTCCGGGGCGTCGAACTGGCCGACGATTTTGGCGCCCTTGGCTTCAATCTGCTTGATCGCGGCAGGCAATTCTTCAGCAGCCTGAACCGACGGCAGTTGCAGCAGGGCAGTGCCCAGAGTCAGCGTCAGCAGGTGGCGGAGGCGGGGCATGGCAGTTTCCTTGAAGAGGTGGCCGGTGCGGCAGTTGGATTCGGGGTGTCGAAATTTTCCAGGGCGCGAGCCAGGCTGGCGTTCGACAACTCGCCCAGGTGACTGGCCAGCAAGCGACCATCAGGGCTATAGAACAGGGTAGTCGGCAATGCCATGGAACCCACGGCCTGACCCAATCGGCCACTGCGGTCGAACAACACGTTGGTCAGGCTCAAACCCTGGGTTTCGAGAAAGGTGGCAACGCTTTGCATGCTTTCGGCCTGATTGACGAACAAAAACGTCAGGTCCGGGCGTTGCTGTTGGGCACTTTCCAGCACCGGCATTTCACGCCGGCACGGCGGACACCAGGTCGCCCACAGGTTGATCACCAGCGGGCCACCCTGATAATCGCTGAGTTTGACGGTTTCTCCGGCGGCGTTGCGCAAAGAAATCTCCGGCAATCGCGTGCCCTGTTGGTAGATGTTCAACGACAGCGTCGCCATCAACCAGAACAACACACCGCTGGCCACGCCAAAGCCCAGAGGCCGGCGCAAACCCGGACGACGCCAGCCGCGATACAGCGTCGCGAGCAGCAGGACGATCACCCCCGGCCAGGCGAGAAAGCCGCCATCGCGCAGGTCAACGATCTGCCAGGGATCGTTGCGGTAGTGGCTCCAGTACAGCGCAACAAACGCCACACGCGCCGCGAGCATGCCGAGCAGAAACAGGCTGAACAATGCCGACTCGGGGTTATCGCCCCCACGCTTGGCCACTCGCCAACCGACGAAGGTCGCCAGCGCCAAGGCACTGATCAGCAGCAGGTGATTAAGCGCGATGGCAAAGGTGCCGAGGGTGAGCGTCAGCATTAATTGGCGTCTCGGGTGGTGGTCCAGCGTTGCAGGAACGTATCGGCATCCACTTCGCCGGTGATGCGCTGGCTACGGCGCTCTTCGCCGTCGGCGCCAATCCAGACAAAGCTGGGTGGCCCCGGCACTTTATAGCGACCGAGCAATTCGCGGCTGGCGTTATTGTCAGCGGTGACATCCAGTCGCAGCAGGCGTACATCACTCAGCGCCTGCATGACCTTGTCCTTGCCGAACACTTGCTTCTCCATGACTTTGCACGACACGCACCAGTCGGCGTAATAGTCGAGCAAGACCCATTGACCCTGGGCCTTGGCCATATCGAGCTCGCGTTGCAGGGCCGCCGGATCCTTGATCGTGGTGAACGCGTCATGAGCACTCGGCGCCGCGTTGGCAACGCGCCCGGCGCTGTAGACCTGCAGCGGCTGATACGGATCGTCGCTGCCGCCCGCGGCGCCGATGACCAGCAAACTGCCCCATAACCCGAGGATCAACGAGGTGGCGCCGAACAACTGCGCAATACGGCCGAAACCTTCGGACTGTTTCCAGGCGCAATAGGCCGCAATCAGCAGCAGAGCACCACACAAACCGAGCCACAACGACGCATCCAGAACCGGACGCAGCATCAGCAGTGCGGTGGCGAGGAACAGGAAACCGAACACGCCCTTGAGCAGATTCATCCAGTCGCCGGGCTTGGGCAGGAAGCGATTACCGACGGTCACCAGCAGCAATAGCGGCACACCGATGCCGATGCCCAGCGAGAACAGGATCAAACCGCCGTGCAGCGCATTACCGCTCTGTGCGATGTACAACAGCGCACCGGCCAGCGGCGCGGTCATGCACGGACCGACCAGCAGGCCGGACAGTGCGCCGAGCACACCGGCGCCGATCAGGCTGCCACCGCTGCGGCTGCGTGAAGCGTGTTCGAGGCGGTCACGCAGGGCCACCGGCAACTGCAGTTCAAAGAAACCGAACATCGGCAGCGCCAGCACCACAAACACTGCTGCGAAAGCGCCGAGCAACCACGGGTTCTGCAACCAGGCCTGCAGGTTCGCCCCGAGCAGCGCGGCAATCACGCCCATCGCCGCATACACCAGCGCCATGCAGATCACATAACTGCTGGCTAGCGCAAAACCCCGGCGTGGCGTGGCGCCGCTGCCGACGATCATTCCGGCCAGAATCGGCAGCATCGGCAATGTGCAAGGGGTGAACGCCAACAGCAGGCCGAGGCCGAAAAACACCAGCAGGCTCCAGCCTAGCGCGCGTTGTTGCAGGCTGCTGGCCAGCGCCTGGTCAGGCGCTTCTGCGCCTGTGGCCGGGTTCGCCTGGCCACCCAGATCAATCACGCGGGTTTGCGGCGGATAACACAGGCCGGCATCGGCGCAACCCTGATAACTGACTTTGATCTGACCGCTGGCCGAGGCCGGGATTTTCACTTCAAGACCCTGGCGGTAGACCGGTTGTTCGCCGAAAAACTCGTCGCTGTGGGATTCGCCCTCGGGCAGCAGCGGCTGCTGATCGGCGCTCAGCCCCTCGAACTTCAAACGTTTCTGGTACAGGTAATAGCCATCGGCGATCTGCCAGAACAGCTGGGTTTCACCGGATTCCAGACGTTCGTTGGTCAGGACAAATGCCTTGTCGACCGGCAAGAATTCCGGTTTCGTCTCGAATGGATTATTTCCCGCTTGGGCCAAGCCCGAGATCAGCAACGCAAACAATAGAAAAAAATGACGCATGGAGGAGCCTTGTCCCTGTGCAAGTGAGGAGCACAATGGGCGGTGGCGATTAACCGATGATTAACCGTCACGCCCTTGTCGCAGTGGCGTTGGCGGCCATAATGTCAGCTTAATCGGCCAACGGCCTAATCTGCTTTTTTCTACGGGACTCACCATGCACGTATTGGTTTGCGAGGACGATGAGCTGATCGCCAGCGGCATCGTTGCCGGCCTCACGGCTCAAGGGCTGACCGTCGAGCACGTCAACACGGCGTCCAAGGCGCGGGCGATGCTCAAAGTCGCCGAATTCGACGTGATGGTGCTTGATCTCGGTCTGCCCGACGAAGATGGTCTGAAATTGCTGCAGCAACTGCGCCAGCATGGCCTGGAGATTCCGGTGCTGATTCTGACGGCGCGTGATTCGGTCACCGATCGGGTCGACGGCTTGCAGGCCGGCGCAGACGATTACCTGCTCAAGCCATTCGATCTGCGCGAACTGTTCGCACGCCTGCAAACCTTGTTGCGGCGAGTGGCCGGGCGCAGCGTCAATCTGATCGAACACGGCGCGCTGACCTATGACCCAAGCAGCCGCGAAACCAGGCTGGCCGGCAAACCGGTGGACTTGTCGCGGCGCGAACAATCGCTGTTGCAGGCCCTGTTGCATAACCGCGGGCGGGTACTGTCCACCGAGCAGTTGAAGGACAGCGTCTACGGTTTCAACGACGAGTTGGAGAGCAACGCGCTCAACGTGCATATTCACCACTTGCGCAGCAAACTGGGCAAAGGCATCGTCGAAACCGTGCGCGGTCTGGGCTATCGCCTGGGCCCGGCTGATGGTGGAGATCAGGGCCAGTGATGAGTCTGCGATTGCGTCTGAGCCTGACGCTGGGCGCTGCGTTCGCACTGATCTGGGCACTGGCGGCCGCCTGGATGCTCAGCGATCTGCGCAATCAGATGATGTTTTCCCTCGACCAGCGTCTGGTGGCGTCAGCGCGCATGGTCGCCGGGTTGCTGGAGCAGTTGCCGGCGCTGCCGAGCAAGGGCGAGGGCACCCATTTCAGTGCTGAACAGCTGAACATTCCCGGTGGCATGGCCTGTCAGGTCAGTTCGTTGCGCGGGGAAATCCTCGCCCGCAGTCACAACCATCCCGAACAAGCGCTTGAAGCCGAGAAAATGGGTTTCCGTGACCAGATGATCGACGGCGCGCCGTGGCGCAGTTTCACCCTCGCGCGCGGCGATGTGCGCATTACCACAGCG from Pseudomonas baetica includes the following:
- the dsbG gene encoding thiol:disulfide interchange protein DsbG, with product MPRLRHLLTLTLGTALLQLPSVQAAEELPAAIKQIEAKGAKIVGQFDAPDGLRGYAAQYQNRGMALYLTPDGKHVLLGNLYDADGKDLSSEPLQKLVYAPMAKEVWAKFEASNWIQDGNKDAPRTVYLFSDPNCPYCNVFWEQARPWVKAGKVQLRHIMVGIIREDSPGKSAALLAAKDPAKALADHEKAGKGSSLKALKDIPAAVQSKLAANMQLMEDLELQATPAIFYMDDKGELQQQQGAPTPDKLAKILGPK
- a CDS encoding TlpA disulfide reductase family protein, with the translated sequence MLTLTLGTFAIALNHLLLISALALATFVGWRVAKRGGDNPESALFSLFLLGMLAARVAFVALYWSHYRNDPWQIVDLRDGGFLAWPGVIVLLLATLYRGWRRPGLRRPLGFGVASGVLFWLMATLSLNIYQQGTRLPEISLRNAAGETVKLSDYQGGPLVINLWATWCPPCRREMPVLESAQQQRPDLTFLFVNQAESMQSVATFLETQGLSLTNVLFDRSGRLGQAVGSMALPTTLFYSPDGRLLASHLGELSNASLARALENFDTPNPTAAPATSSRKLPCPASATC
- the dsbD gene encoding protein-disulfide reductase DsbD, producing the protein MRHFFLLFALLISGLAQAGNNPFETKPEFLPVDKAFVLTNERLESGETQLFWQIADGYYLYQKRLKFEGLSADQQPLLPEGESHSDEFFGEQPVYRQGLEVKIPASASGQIKVSYQGCADAGLCYPPQTRVIDLGGQANPATGAEAPDQALASSLQQRALGWSLLVFFGLGLLLAFTPCTLPMLPILAGMIVGSGATPRRGFALASSYVICMALVYAAMGVIAALLGANLQAWLQNPWLLGAFAAVFVVLALPMFGFFELQLPVALRDRLEHASRSRSGGSLIGAGVLGALSGLLVGPCMTAPLAGALLYIAQSGNALHGGLILFSLGIGIGVPLLLLVTVGNRFLPKPGDWMNLLKGVFGFLFLATALLMLRPVLDASLWLGLCGALLLIAAYCAWKQSEGFGRIAQLFGATSLILGLWGSLLVIGAAGGSDDPYQPLQVYSAGRVANAAPSAHDAFTTIKDPAALQRELDMAKAQGQWVLLDYYADWCVSCKVMEKQVFGKDKVMQALSDVRLLRLDVTADNNASRELLGRYKVPGPPSFVWIGADGEERRSQRITGEVDADTFLQRWTTTRDAN
- a CDS encoding response regulator produces the protein MHVLVCEDDELIASGIVAGLTAQGLTVEHVNTASKARAMLKVAEFDVMVLDLGLPDEDGLKLLQQLRQHGLEIPVLILTARDSVTDRVDGLQAGADDYLLKPFDLRELFARLQTLLRRVAGRSVNLIEHGALTYDPSSRETRLAGKPVDLSRREQSLLQALLHNRGRVLSTEQLKDSVYGFNDELESNALNVHIHHLRSKLGKGIVETVRGLGYRLGPADGGDQGQ